The sequence below is a genomic window from Theobroma cacao cultivar B97-61/B2 chromosome 6, Criollo_cocoa_genome_V2, whole genome shotgun sequence.
AAATGCCAAAGTATTGGTGTCAAATTTCAGGAGCTTCAACTATTAGATTTTGAGAAACTAGCAACTGCAACAAACAAGTTTCATACCGCCAATAAGCTTGGGAAGGGTGGTTTTGGTGTAGTATACAAGGTGATGGCTTTTACAAGAGATCCATTTCCGGCCCATCTCCTTTCCTGTTGAGCATTAACAAAGACAAGAACATATAGGCAGCCCATACTGTAGTTTTCTAAGTTGATTACAGCTCCTTCTTGGGAAAGTTCCAAGATGGGCAGGAAATAGCAGTGAAAAGTCTTTCAAGAGCATCTGGACAGGGGATAGAAGAATTCATCAACGAGGCAGTTGTGATTTCTCAACTTCAACACCGGAATCTAGTAAGGCTTCTTGCAGCTGCATtgataaggaagaaaagatgCTAGTCTATGAATACATGCCAAACAAGAGCTTggatctttttctctttggttaGAGCATGTTCACAActctttttgtcattttaaatGTTACAATCCCATTGCATTGCATACTAAtgttatcctttttttttttagattcacaaaaatgaaaatctcttgattggagaaaaccTTTCAATATAATAGAAGGAATTAGTCGTGGACTTCTGTATCTTCACAGGAATTTCAGATTACAAATTGTGTATAGAGATTTAAAAGCAAGCaatattttgttaaatgaAGAGCtaaatccaaaattttcaaaatttggatTAGCAAAGATTTTGTGCAGCAAGGAATGTCAAGCCAATACTAGGAGAGTTTGTGATACATAGtaagctattatttttttatccaattataagaattttgtttatatcactttttaagttaaaaaaattatcttgcATTTCGATGATGAAATACAGTAATTATACGTCACCCGAATATGCAAGGAAAGgacaattttcaaaaatatatgatgtttttagttttaggGTATTGACTTTGGAGATCGTCACTGGAAGAggaaattcaagttttcttGACGACGAGCATTCATTGAGCCTTCTGGGATACGTAAGTATAACAATCATTCTTACATGTGGAAATTGGATTAAAGTAATGGAAATTTCGAGATGCTTACATGTGGGACTGCTATGTGTGCAATACTTTGCGAAGGATCGGCCAACCATGTCGACAGGGACTTTGATGCTTAGTACGTAGTGAGATAGAAAACCTTCCTACAACCAAGCAATCGCCATTCAttgatgagaaaattgaaatggatcAGTAGTCTCAGACAAGCCAAAAGAGTTGAATCATTGACAATTGATGAGGCAGTAAAACCAACGCCTTTTCTCATATCAAAAAGGAGTTTGACTATGGCAATGTGTGGTGGGTTCAAGTTTCGGGTGTTTCTTCACTCATTCTAAAGGGACTTTCATCTACTTCACATTGGAATGACTCAAGTTCCTTATCTTCAAAGGGGCTTCCTCTTCAACCTCCCCTTGATGCCAAAAGGGTGTTTCCTGCCTAGTGGTAGTCTTGTACATGTGTTTCATGCTTGGTGGTAGTCTTGTACAGGCAAAAGCTCAAGAGGAGGGAAGAAAGTCCAAGGTGTTAAAGTGCAGTGAAGttcctttttctgtttttataCAGAACATATTattagattattattattatttaagaattataaatataataacatttttttatttaatttacttgtattaagattttaagctagttatattttatttaaattttttgttaaatattagaaaacatgaaataAAGTTTATTAGGATGTGGGTCTAAATAGAAACTTTACGCTTAGTTATGAGATTAAAGTTGAgaaccaataaaaaatatttttttaagtaaaattacTTATTTCTTTAGattctttttaaaaagtaaagggtttttttttttatatgatctaaccaattaaaataagattttgattaatttttacattAGTGAAGTTTTTCAATCTTGTCAAAATTGATGATTCaccttaataaaatttttaacttcacCATGATTAATGTGTTTCACAAAATTTAAGTGTTTTCACAATGAGAGTGTcagtttttctcttctttcttttttgtatcAAATTGTTTGTCGGTTAGAGTAGGGGAGGAAGGTAGAGCAgtgaaaagaaagggaaaaagatgACGCATATCGAGTTGGGTTTCTCAATGGAGACATTCAAACACATACGAACGGGCAGGGAAAGGGGAAGAATGTAGGGGCAGAGGATTTCCATCCGTCAAAGGACAATcgaataataaagaaaaagacaaaagaaatttCACGACCGCATTCATTGCAAATCATATGTTCCCCAAATCAAACTGAACTGTTTCGGTCTTTTCAAGTCTAAGCATTCACAATTACAGTCAATGAAATCAAACCGCGTGCATAGTTCATTAGAGCtagcaaagaaagaaaaaataaaatttctgtGAACAAACCAAAACACTGTTGATGGCATTGGTTTGAGAACATTGTCGGAGCTTGCATGGAAGACAAGCAGTTTAGTTATGGAGGCAGTGGCACATTACCATTAGCTCTTCTCTTGCTATCTTGCTTTTGTTTGCAATTTGGTAGTGGAGTAGACAGTACTATCACATCGTCTAAATCCATCAAAGATCCTGAAGCTATTATCTCTGATCGTGGGGTTTTCCGATTGGGATTCTTCAGCCTTGCTAATTCCACCAACCGTTACGTGGGGATATGGTACAATCGCATTTCTGTACAAACTGTCATATGGGTagccaacaaaaataaacCTCTAAGGGACTCTTCTGGAATCCTGACGATATTTGAGGATGGAAATCTTGTTCTTTTGAATGGAAAGAAACAAATTCTTTGGTCATCAAATGTCACAAATCCAATTTCGAATGCCAGCGCCCAGCTCCTTGATTCTGGAAACCTTGTCTTGCTAGGTAGCACCTCTCGAACAATCATGTGGGAGAGTTTCAATCATCGTTCTAATACATTAGTGCAAAACGCGAAATTACGTACAGATATAAGACCAGGTGAGAAACTGCGGATAACGTCATGGAAAAGCCCTTCTGATCCATCTGATGGTAACTTCTCTGCCGGTATAGATCCTCTCAACATTCCTGAAGCTTTCATTTGGAACAATAATCGGCCATATTGGAGAAGTGGTCCGTGGAATGGTCAGGTATTTATTGGAGTACCACAAATGTATTCTGTTTATCTTGATGGGTTCAGTCTCATAGATGACAAACAAGGGTCAATTTATATCACTTTTGCTTTTGCTAACCTGTCTTTATCGTATATTCTCTTGGATTCACAAGGAAATTTAGCATTACGAGCTTGGGATGATAAGCAAGGGGACTGGGTGACATTTTGGTCTCTTCCAGAGACCGAGTGTGATGTTTATGGCCAATGTGGGGCATTTGGAAGCTGTGATTCACTCAAACCATCAATTTGCAGTTGTCTAAGAGGGTTTGAACCCAAGATTATAGAGGAATGGAATAGAGGGAATTGGACTAGTGGATGTGTTAGAAGTAAACCATTACAGTGTGAAAGAGTGAACAACAGCAGTGAACTAGGCAAAGATGGGTTTTTAAAGCTGGGGATGATGAAAGTGCCAGATTTTGCACAGTGGTCACGGGCCGGCTCGGAATATGAATGCAAAGAGTTCTGCCTGAGAAATTGTTCCTGTATTGCCTATGCATATGATGCTGGTATCGGTTGTATGTCATGGAGTGGAAAATTAATTGACATACAGAAATTCCCCAGAGGGGGAAAAGATCTTTACATTCGCGTGGCACATTCAGAACTTGGTAAATTGttctattttctttgattCATCTTTAACGATCTTATTGCTTCAATTATCTGCAATTTCTGTCGGTCTCTGATAAGTAAGTTCCAGTCCACACGCTCCCACCCCCCTCCAAAATAAAGAAGGTAGAATTTATATTCTGCTTTGGTAGATAATTCTAATTAtctaacaaaatttttgaatttgcGGATAAAAGGACAGATACAAAAACAATTATCATCATAGCACTGACAGTAGGAACAAGCATTATACCCATCTGCGTATTTTTCTCATGGAAGCGGATGCCTAAACTCAGAGGTAACAATCCCTTTGTATTgttaaaaaacaaagagaaaaaatgaatttgaataGGATACTATGTTGAGCCCTTTCATTGAAATTCTATCTGTTATTAAAAATCTATTATGGTGTCAGAGTAGTGAGCTCATAGATTACTTTTTTTGCTCAGTAGCTCATAGATCACTTACTACTGGTTTTATATCagcaaggaaagaaaaaggtggGGAGCAGCTATGGTTCAGTAGAGGAAAGGCACGTCCAAATTTTGTGAGTGATAATGTTCATGGAGACAACATAAATCAAGCTAACCTCCAGGAGCTACCACTTTTCAATTTTGAGGAGCTAGCAACGGCAACAAACAACTTTCATCCTACAAACAAGCTAGGGCAGGGTGGTTTTGGTCCAGTTTACAGGGTAAAATATTGGTTTTCAGAAGGTTACTTATTAGTATATATGTTGCATTTCCTTGAACAGACTTTGCTTTTCAGGGAAAATTgcaaaatggaaaggaaataGCAGTAAAGAGATTGTCAAGTGCCTCTGGACAGGGGTTAGAAGAATTAATGAATGAAGTGGTGGTGATCTCTAAACTCCAACATCGCAATCTTGTCATATTACTGGGCTGTTGTGCTGAAGAAGACGAGAAGATGCTGGTATACGAGTATATGACAAACAAAAGCTTGGATGCGTTTCTTTTTGGTTAGAGCAAACTCATGCCTTCCTATCTACGTCCCTTTTTATTGTTGCATTGACTTGTTTTATCAACATATACTGTGTTAACCAAATTCCTTGTTTCATTCCTTCTTTTGGTAACATATGGCATAGATCCAGTCCAACAAGAAATCTTAGATTGGAGAAAACGCTTCAACATTATTGAAGGAATTAGTCGAGGCCTTCTTTATCTTCATAGGGATTCTAGGTTACGAATTATTCATAGAGATCTAAAGGCTAGTAACATCTTATTGGATGAAGAGCTGAATCCAAATATTTCAGATTTTGGGATGGCTAGGATTTTTGGGGGCAATGAAAATCAAGCCAATACTACAAAGGTTGTTGGAACCTAGTAAGTGGACATATATATCTCAGACAAATAATGCTAAATTAATGTAGCTATATGTGCTAAGAAAATATGGTTGTTTTTGGATTTTGAAATGTAGTGGCTACATGCCTCCTGAGTATGCAATGGCAGGGCGATTTTCAGAAAAATCTGATGTATTCAGCTACGGAGTCCTGCTACTAGAGATTGTCAGTGGGAGAAAAAACACAAGCTTTTATGGTAATGAAGATTCTATTAGCCTCTTGGGATATGTAAGTTTACTTGATCATGGCCTCACATAAGATTTAATCTTCAATATCTGATGGTTCCATTGTCAAGCTAACACTCAGTAATTTTAATCAGGTATGGAAATTGTGGAATGAAGACAACATATTGGCTTTACTACATACAGGGCTGTATGATCCATGCTATCAGAGGGAAATTGTAAAATGCATACATGCGGGATTGCTGTGCGTGCAAGAATTTGCAGAAGACAGACCAACCATATCTACCGTTATTTCGATGCTTAATAGTGAGATTGTTGATCTTCCAGCTCCAAAACAGCCTGCTTACACCGGCCGACTGATTGCCTCAGGTGCAAGGTCccctcaaaataatctaaaccATTGCTCTATTAACAAGGTGACCCTCACCACTGTTGAAGGCCGATAAGAAGCTAGTTTTTGAGAtagtatatatgtatatgtatctatatatttatgcatGCTTTCTGGTAGGGAAAAAGTGTAGTAATCTTGGTGCATGATACCTGCATGGAGCATGGTAGACCCAAGAAAGAATGCTTTATATTGAAATTGTagacctttttcttttcttggggTCTGAGATTGTGAACCTTCTTGCTCCAGTACAGAGCACTCTCAACCAATAATATGGCTGGTCCATTAACAACTTCAATTTCAGATTGTCTGACCAGGGTTTGCAATAAGGCTAGTTGATTCTTCCTTATCAAGTTCAAAGCCAGCAAAATATCTCTAAACTGTCAAACAGCCATAGATATTGTAAAGTTGGCCCTTTGGTGTAATATTTAGATCAAAACTCGAAAGTGGGAAAAGAAACTTTAggtattaaaataattaaaaattagccAAGGGAATATAATCATGTGTTGAATTATCATTTGACTgttaattattcaaaatgGTGTAAATAGATTTTTTGCAGAATATCAACTCAGATGGTCCAGAAAAGTTGCAGCCACCAGCACTAATGATCATATACCTTTAACTTTACCTCCATGTGTAACAGGGATGGAAATTAATGATCATGGGAACAGGCAATAGGTCAGCATCCAAATCCTGcatgattaaataaatgaacatgaatttagaccttaatttaatttaaaaattccaaATCCATTTTTCTTTGCTACAGATTCCAATTAGGATCAATGCTGAGTTTGCAATCCAGATTAGCTTTTAAGTATCAAAAAGCAATGCCAAACTGACCCTGAATCCATAAAAAAATCCTGGACCTATGTATAGTCAGTCTAGTGGCGGGGTTAGTTTTCTGCTTGGGGGTCTTCCGCCTTgctaattttatctttatggCAGCTGTATGTGGGGAAAAGGTAGGGAAATATGGGCATCCTGATTTCCTGCACAAATCTACCATATGGGTGGCCAACAGAAAGAAGCTACTGGAGGGCTTCTCTGGGATTTGTATGATGTTTGAGACTAGCAATCTTGTTTTGTAACGACGAGTCTCAGGAAGAGAATCTTCGGTCATCTAGATTCTAGAGAGTAGAAACCTTGTTTTGCAGGATAGtatcactgcagtgagaatatGGGAGAGCTTGCTACAGCTTAATTTCCAATGCCTTACTGCCAACCACTAAGTATAATGTTGGACTCGGAAGACAACTGACagcatattttcttttaagaaatCTAGTTGCTTCTGCTTTCCCTACAAAAATTGCCAAAAATAAGCCAACTATGCCCGGCTAGCATGATACTCGTGTCAATGATAAGCAAAATCGTCAACCTTCCAGCCTTAGCAAAGATTCCTTGTATAAACATCAGAGAATCATCCAATCAAATGGAAAAAAGTCTTTGGTAAAAGGCCATTGACATAGAACTGGTGGTACTGTTGTAGCCTGGTGGTTGGTTGATCAAGAAAGCGACGTTTGGGGAGTTCAGACACCACTTGGGACAATATTTGCAGACTTGCAGCATGAGGCTTTGAAACTAggcttggttttttttttccatcaaTTCCAAGCTGTTACCTAGTTCTTTAATCTTTCCTATCTAACCAAATCTTGTTTTTTACCTTGATTACTATGATTTCTTTTAGTACTTTAGCTCTATCTTAAGTCCATCTTTGTTGAGCAGTTTGTtgctcctttttcttttaatctaaTACAAAATGGGAGAGCATCAGAAACTGCCATTTCTCAACCACTCTTTGCTTAATTGCTTCTTTACATACTTCCTAAAATTGATActttaaatacaataaaaaaacacTTTGAAAATTAACTATTCTATTTACAGGATAATTCTGTGTTTGCTGGTCTGTTCAGCATTTCGAATCCTGCCAAAACCAActattttataaattcttcAGTGACTGACATTTCATTGGCAATCATATCCACTGAACCTTCTGGCTAGGACTCCAGCACAAAAGAACAATCGACAAGTCCAAATAATACAGCTCAAAATCCAATTGCTTAAATTTAATCATAAACTAATCTCGGGTGCATGGTATCTAACTAAACCTCTCTTTAATAAAAACCCCACCAGAAATTTCCTGGAAAACTTCAATGATTGACCCAGATGACCAAGGGCCCTTAGATTCTCCGCATTGGTACATGCCATTCCAAAATAGTCAAAATTCAGGGCAGAAAATGGTCCGGATTGGGTGGCTGATGGATCCTTAATTAATGACCTTGGTCAACTTTATTTTCTCAAGTGGGTGTTGTAAGAATTCTCCTACTATTATGGTTTGATCGAGGTACTATGCATTTTAAACCAAGTTGTGAGTCTACACGCATGGGTAGGGTGGTCCCAAGGCAAATGCCGTCTATTTTGGAGTTCAGCACACCAGCCAACCCTTCAACGCCGTCTGGCACCTAACTTGCCTAATAGTCTATGTTCAAAACGGAAAGAAGCAAAAGGAAATTAGAAAATTTGACTCTCAGGGGGAAAAGGGTCTCATAACATAAGTCCTAGTACTTAAAGTTTTCATGATTGAACTTATTTCATTTAACTTCTACTCAATCAAACTTGGCCTGTCATTATTGCTTGTGCAACATGTTGCTTGGCAGCACgtataatttgaaattaagaatgTTGAATTTACTATCACATCAGAGTAAAGaattattatgaatttaaTGCTTCTAAGCTGAGAAACCAATTGAGGTCGGTGGTTTTGTCACAGTAAAATCGTTTTCATCTCCTTAGATTCAGAGATCGTAAAAGGCACGCGGTGCGGTTTTCTTGACCGATCACCTAAGCAAATGGTTCTCATGTTTTTCATCTGGTCATAACTTTAAACCGAGTAAAATTTCCCTATCAAGGTTTTTGACGTGTGACATCTGCTACATTGGCAGCAGAATAACTTTTTAAAGTTCTCCGGTATTGGTTTCTGCAGGTTTTAAAGTCTAACTTGTAGTCCTGATCTCGTAGGCAAAACCAAGGCCACCATTTGAATCTTCTTTTTTCTGAATTCTACTCATATTTTAGTATCTACTTCTTCTAAGAAGTCTGCCATTAATCTCTGCATTTTGTTAGAGACTGTGATATGGAAACTAATAGTAACAAGAACccagtttctttctttcttgcttCATTCATCTTTCTTCTATACTTTCTTCCTCAGTTTTGCCATGCGGTTGACAGAATCACGCCAGGCCAAACGATAAGGGATGGCGACACGTTGGTATCCAGGGCTGAGATTTTTGAACTGGGATTCTTCAATCCTGAAAACTCAACATTCATATTTGTCGGGATATGGTACAGGATTGATGTGAAAGCAGTCGTATGGGTTGCAAATAGAGACAGACCAATATCTGGCAGAAGTGGAGTTTTGAGGATCGGAGTTGATGGTAACTTGGTTGTTCTGGATGGAAACAACAATTTAGTTTGGTCCTCTAATGTTTCAGGCTTATCAAACAACACTACAGCAGTTCTCTGGGATACGGGAAATTTTGTTCTATCGAGCAATGAAAGTGTTGATGATACCCACTGGGAGAGCTTCGACAATCCAACTGATACATTTCTGCCTGGAATGAGAGTTCCAGTGAATTCTGCAATCGGAGAGTACCCTGCTTTCCATGCATGGAAATCAGCCAGTGATCCTTCTCCAGGAAACTACAGTATGGGTGTTGATCCTCATGGAGGACCACAGATAGTAATATGGGATCACGGGAGAAGGCGATGGAGAAGTGGACAGTGGAATGGAGTGATTTTTACAGGTGTCCCCAATATGAGTAGTATTGCTAGTTTTTTGTATGGCTTTAAGCTTTCTCAGCTTGATGAAAATAGGACCCAGTATTTTACATATTATCCACCGAATCCTTCTAATTTATTGAGATTTCGGATAGGCTGGGAGGGAAGGGAGCAGCAGTTGATGTGGGATGATGGCGAGAAGAAATGGAAAGTTCTGCAACAACAGCCTGACCTTGCAAATCAATGTGAACTTTATAATCATTGTGGGAATTATGCGACCTGTGACAACTTAAATTCTCCAAAGTGCAACTGCTTAAAAGGGTTTAGACCAAAGCTTCAAGATCAGTGGAATAGAGGGAATTGGTCAGGTGGGTGTGAACGGAGGACCGAACTGCAGTGCCAGAGGACTAATGGTGCAGCAGGGGAAAACGGTAAACCAGATGGCTTTAAGGGATTGAAGTGCACGAAGTTACCCGATTTGGCAAACTTAACGCTATCCGCGGGGAACTCAGAGGCGTGTAGAACAAGCTGCTTGGGAAATTGTTCATGTAGGGCGTATGCATTTATTTCTGGGATTGGATGCATGACATGGACAGTAGACTTGATTGATCTTCAGCATTTCGACCAAAGTGGAAGTTTACAGTTCTTCCTGCGTCTCCATCATTCTGAATTAGGTAAGGTACATATTGTTTTTTGTTGTTATGGTCCATTAAGTTTTCACTAGGTCATTTTGGTCATAGAGTAGTCCTAAATTTTGTGAAGTTTTACCTTTCAGTTGGTTTAATTCCTAAACCTTCCTGTTCTTGCCAAATTTCTTCAGAATGCAGCTACTAAATCAGGTAGGTGTCATGATTCTTGAATAGAGGTGCTTTTTAGGCATATAGTGAAGTGCATTATGTTAGTGGGCTAAATGGCTGTGATCATTCACTTTTGTAAAGTTAACATTTTCTGCTGCATTTAGCTGCTAAATCTGAAACATTAACATACTAACACCTTGCTTATTTCACTTCAAAATCAGATGGCAGGAGGAAAATATCCATCCTtgtgattattataattactGTGCTGGGGGCATGCTTCTTGGTGGTGTCTCTATGGCTACTATGGAGATACAGGAATAAACTGAAAGGTGAGATTTCCTTTGGAGGTATGATTTCCTTTAAAGAGGCAGCTTAGAATAAGGCTGTCTGCTAGTCTACtacttgatattaatttttcaactCTTTCTTTAAGGTTTGCCTGCAGTTTCATCAATGCCATGTTGCAAGAACGATGATGTAGCAGTTTTTGATGTGTCCAAGAGCAAAGAATTTTCAGCAGATCTTTCAGGACCATCTGACATCCTTATAGATGGGAATCAAATTAATGGGCCAGAATTACCAATGTTTAGCTTTAGTTGTGTGGCAACTGCAACAGAGAACTTTTGTGTAGCAAACAAACTTGGGCAGGGGGGATTTGGTGATGTATTCAAGGTGACTTTCTAAAGTTAGTTACAAAATAGTAATGAGTGTAATGTTATTGAATTAAAGGTCATAACAGCCTTTTTTTTCCATCAACAGGGAGAGCTTCCTGGAGGTCAAGAAATAGCTGTAAAGAGGCTTTCAGGACATTCCGGCCAAGGCTTAGAGGAGTTCAAAAATGAGATTATCCTGATTGCTAAACTGCAGCACAGAAATCTTGTTAGACTCTTGGGCTGCTCCATTCAAGGGGAAGAGAAGATGCTGATTTACGAGTACATGCCCAATAAAAGTTTGGACAACTTTCTTTTTGGTATGCTCCTAATCATCCGTATCGTAGAGGTCTTTGTTGTCTTGTAGAGAAAAATGGCAAAACCTGGAGTTATTAGCTTTTGTAGCTGTTTGTT
It includes:
- the LOC18596993 gene encoding G-type lectin S-receptor-like serine/threonine-protein kinase At1g11300 — its product is MEDKQFSYGGSGTLPLALLLLSCFCLQFGSGVDSTITSSKSIKDPEAIISDRGVFRLGFFSLANSTNRYVGIWYNRISVQTVIWVANKNKPLRDSSGILTIFEDGNLVLLNGKKQILWSSNVTNPISNASAQLLDSGNLVLLGSTSRTIMWESFNHRSNTLVQNAKLRTDIRPGEKLRITSWKSPSDPSDGNFSAGIDPLNIPEAFIWNNNRPYWRSGPWNGQVFIGVPQMYSVYLDGFSLIDDKQGSIYITFAFANLSLSYILLDSQGNLALRAWDDKQGDWVTFWSLPETECDVYGQCGAFGSCDSLKPSICSCLRGFEPKIIEEWNRGNWTSGCVRSKPLQCERVNNSSELGKDGFLKLGMMKVPDFAQWSRAGSEYECKEFCLRNCSCIAYAYDAGIGCMSWSGKLIDIQKFPRGGKDLYIRVAHSELDKRTDTKTIIIIALTVGTSIIPICVFFSWKRMPKLRARKEKGGEQLWFSRGKARPNFVSDNVHGDNINQANLQELPLFNFEELATATNNFHPTNKLGQGGFGPVYRGKLQNGKEIAVKRLSSASGQGLEELMNEVVVISKLQHRNLVILLGCCAEEDEKMLVYEYMTNKSLDAFLFDPVQQEILDWRKRFNIIEGISRGLLYLHRDSRLRIIHRDLKASNILLDEELNPNISDFGMARIFGGNENQANTTKVVGTYGYMPPEYAMAGRFSEKSDVFSYGVLLLEIVSGRKNTSFYGNEDSISLLGYVWKLWNEDNILALLHTGLYDPCYQREIVKCIHAGLLCVQEFAEDRPTISTVISMLNSEIVDLPAPKQPAYTGRLIASGARSPQNNLNHCSINKVTLTTVEGR